Proteins encoded by one window of Sphaerodactylus townsendi isolate TG3544 linkage group LG02, MPM_Stown_v2.3, whole genome shotgun sequence:
- the LOC125427012 gene encoding major facilitator superfamily domain-containing protein 6-like, translated as MELLQGMTHAAIWAACISYLSAAVPPELRTSAQGILQGLHLGLGRGCGAMVGGVLVNYFGAASTFRGIGMAFLVILLLFALIQWLAVPDELEEKAMLAERIPVPSSPVPIATINLVQQQTEDILPRPEPRLPPKKTKYQEEQEDVNKPAWGISSSPWVTLTYAIYQIKEMVQLSKSSQALENQPLQLGRDEGASQQ; from the exons GTATGACTCACGCGGCCATCTGGGCGGCTTGTATCTCCTACCTGAGTGCTGCAGTGCCTCCAGAGCTGAGAACTTCCGCTCAGGGCATTCTCCAGGGACTTCACCTGGGCTTGGGCCGAGGGTGCGGCGCAATGGTTGGCGGTGTCCTGGTCAACTACTTTG GGGCGGCGTCAACATTCAGAGGGATCGGGATGGCCTTCCTCGTGATCCTCTTGCTTTTTGCTTTGATCCAGTGGCTGGCAGTTCCTGACGAACTTGAAG aaAAGGCCATGCTGGCCGAAAGGATCCCAGTGCCTTCTAGCCCGGTGCCCATCGCTACAATCAATCTCGTCCAGCAACAGACGGAAGACATCCTGCCTCGGCCAGAGCCCAGGCTCCCGCCCAAGAAGACCAAATAccaagaagagcaggaggacGTGAACAAACCCGCCTGGGGCATCAGTTCTTCTCCGTGGGTGACTCTCACGTACGCCATCTACCAAATCAAGGAGATGGTGCAGCTCTCCAAGAGCAGCCAGGCCCTCGAGAACCAACCTCTGCAG TTAGGAAGAGATGAGGGAG cAAGCCAACAATAG